The DNA region tctttagaaattaattaataaaaaagagagagagagagagaaacctgaTTCAATAATCTGCTTGATGATTGTGCATTCAACGAATAGCAATTACTTAAATCCACTTCTAGTATAGATTGGGGAAGCCTTGAAATTTCCCGAAGCCGCTTGCAATCTCGTATATTAAGGACCTCTAAACTAGCAAATCTGCTTAGGCTTTCAGGGATGCTAACAATATTAGTTCCAGATAGATCTAGAGAATACAATACGGGGAAGTACTCGGGTTTCATCAAAAAATctaattcaattatattttcattgtCCCCCAAATCCAGCGAAATCAACTTCAAAAACCCACCTCTGGAAAAGCCATCCAAATAATCGTATGTCTGTCTCAATTTGGTAGTTGGAATTGATagtttatcaataaattgtaatttatagATGTTATCCGGAAGATACCTAAGGTTTTTGCAACCACTTAAGTCTAAGTTACAAAGCCCAGTGAGATACTTGATTGACGAAGGCAACTCTCGAATACCACTCCCAAATAAATTCAAACTCCTTAAACATTTCATTTCTGGATGAATATTAGGAAACTTCTCAAGCCTGAAGCAGCTTATAAGATCAAACTTCTCAAGAGATTTCAACCTGAGGATGTTTGGAAGAGTTTCAAGTTTTTGACAAAAGCAGAGCTCCCATATCTGAAGCTTATCAAGATTTCCAACCGACTCATGAACATTAACTAAATTTATACAACCCCAAAGACTCAGTTTTTCTAGGCTTGGGGCCCAGAACTCAGGTAATTCTGTAATGGAGTCACAATTGGCGAGATAGAGATATTTTAAAGATCTCAACTTGAGAGACTTTGGAAGGATTTGAAGTTTTGTACAACTACTGAGATCCAATTCTTCTAGGCTTGGGGTAAGTAACTCAGGTAATTCTGTAATGAACTTACAACCGGAGAGattgatatattttaaatattttagctGGATTCCctgtagaagaaaaaaaaaatttcatccaacattcaaataaaatttaaatcaatcataatttataaatactaATATTTATACCAATTTGAATGTTGTCACCAATCTAATAAGACTCCGTGGCATCTTGAGTTCAACAAGTTGTTGAGGATAATAGTTAGATGGTAAGGAAAATGGAAATTCAGGCCATTGAAGCAACGTTATCCCGTTGGGGAGATATTCGAGTTCTTCACAAATGTGTACATTACGAACTATAAGAAATTTGAGACTTTTCATCTTTTCAAAAGCTTTAGCTCCTATTGGCAACGTGGTCGGTTGAGATGAGTAGCACATAATGCCCCGAATTTTACTTGATCCCTAGTTGGACAAAGCATTAGTTACACTAAATAatagaacaataaaaaattttaaaaataaaaaaaaaacatatccaaataaaattaaaatttcttcaatcttaaaaagaaaaaaaaataaatggaaaaaaacTCATTTGGAAAAAAGAGATGCAAAAGAGCTTATACCATATTTGTAGTTAGTATTTCTGCAGCATCCTCGAAACACCATATCCTACTACGTTCTCCAAGCTCTTCTGATTCTCGTTGAACAATTTCTCTCCCCAATTGTTGAAGCAAGTCATGCATCCACAACTTTCCAAATTCACCAACAGTTATGAGACACTTATCAATAAGTTTTCCAATTCCATATCTTGGATATAATTTGCAAAGTTCTAATAGATTCTCTACATAACTCCTATCAAATCCCttaaagaaacatgcaatatccaaaaaaatatcCTTTTCGGTCTTTTCAAGTCCATCATAACTTATTTTGAGcttttccacaatttttttgtgaggaatgtttttatacttttctaACGCACTTTTCCATTCACATATACTTTTTCCACACAAATCAGAAcctattattttaagagctAATGGAAGGCCATTCGCATAATGTATGATTTGCTTTGCAACTTCTGAATAATCTTTTTTAGGTTCAATTTTGGGGAAGGCATGCAGGTTGAAGAGTTCACGAGATTCAGATTGATTTAAACCCTTAAGCTCGTAAATTAGATGATCTTTTCCAAGAGTATTTAGCACTTGTTTGTCTCTCGTTGTTATAATGACTCTACTTCCTAAAGCAAGCCAATCACATTCTCCAAGCAAATTTTCCATCACTTCTGGCTCATCCACATTGTCAAGAATTACAAGAAGTCTTGTACGAGAAAGCCTTTCCTTTATCATAATAATTCCTTTGGATACGTTGTCTACCTTTATATATGTGCCCCGTGAGATCTTAGAAAGAAGCATCTCTTGTAGATTGATTTTGTCATCATCTGTTCTCGACTTTTCTTTGACATCCTCTAGAAAGCAActcaattcaaaataattagCGATTCTGTTATAAATAGCCTTAGCAATTGTAGTCTTACCTACTCCTCCAAGACCATGAATTCCTACCATTCGAACATCTTTTGAGTTCATATCTAAAAGCAATTCTATAGCATCCACACGAGAATCTATTCCAACTGGGTGTTTAGTAACAAATAACTGAGTGTGATTCAATTTAGTTACTGATATCTCTCTAATAATTCTCTGTATAAATTGAGTTTCAGATTCAATACAACTGTCATACACAAAGAATAAGAAACATATAATAAGTTagacaaattgaaaatatacaTAGATGGGTTGTATGTACGAAGAGTTCAAAAGTTCAAAAGTTATTGTGGGTTGGAGTAGTAAGTTCATCTAATTGGTAGTGCATAGGGGCAAGGATATTGTACTAGATTTGTAACTTCTCTTCATATTGTGAATTTTCCTATTTGGGTTGGGTTGCCcttgtaatctttt from Castanea sativa cultivar Marrone di Chiusa Pesio chromosome 6, ASM4071231v1 includes:
- the LOC142638077 gene encoding TMV resistance protein N-like, giving the protein MAPHITDEATSSITPQFTYDVFLSFRGEDTRYNFTSHLYQALCDKGFNTFIDNELPRGEEISMELLKAIELSKSSIVVFSENYASSGWCLDELVKILECRNNGQLVLPIFYKVNPSEIRKQKGKFGVAPTQHEDNVEKVQRWRTALTKATGLSGLHYKEGCIESETQFIQRIIREISVTKLNHTQLFVTKHPVGIDSRVDAIELLLDMNSKDVRMVGIHGLGGVGKTTIAKAIYNRIANYFELSCFLEDVKEKSRTDDDKINLQEMLLSKISRGTYIKVDNVSKGIIMIKERLSRTRLLVILDNVDEPEVMENLLGECDWLALGSRVIITTRDKQVLNTLGKDHLIYELKGLNQSESRELFNLHAFPKIEPKKDYSEVAKQIIHYANGLPLALKIIGSDLCGKSICEWKSALEKYKNIPHKKIVEKLKISYDGLEKTEKDIFLDIACFFKGFDRSYVENLLELCKLYPRYGIGKLIDKCLITVGEFGKLWMHDLLQQLGREIVQRESEELGERSRIWCFEDAAEILTTNMGSSKIRGIMCYSSQPTTLPIGAKAFEKMKSLKFLIVRNVHICEELEYLPNGITLLQWPEFPFSLPSNYYPQQLVELKMPRSLIRLVTTFKLGIQLKYLKYINLSGCKFITELPELLTPSLEELDLSSCTKLQILPKSLKLRSLKYLYLANCDSITELPEFWAPSLEKLSLWGCINLVNVHESVGNLDKLQIWELCFCQKLETLPNILRLKSLEKFDLISCFRLEKFPNIHPEMKCLRSLNLFGSGIRELPSSIKYLTGLCNLDLSGCKNLRYLPDNIYKLQFIDKLSIPTTKLRQTYDYLDGFSRGGFLKLISLDLGDNENIIELDFLMKPEYFPVLYSLDLSGTNIVSIPESLSRFASLEVLNIRDCKRLREISRLPQSILEVDLSNCYSLNAQSSSRLLNQIGEFLGILPNKACKGTRCRLLMGMDPSASSNLLDENLLYHSLFKIKLPGTEIPKQWKLNHESDGNVISFWVGRKFPNIFFVCFAFGPLKHPFGSIFHVYLSINGCKKEKLFLTSTDELSDCLWIVSLSNERLQNLLNKSNPSERNYVEVICETERWVLATGHCQLVVVDWIKNHPRGWGVRVECICQWPSNNGGGSRHQCRLQRRNHRPTYARRPQKHYQTSSALDDSGLSIAHTYVNDGSNYMLCPPSKKARKS